Proteins from a genomic interval of Micromonospora sp. NBC_00389:
- a CDS encoding DUF3592 domain-containing protein: MKKQRRVSLAPPASGIRPRTKVLLMGLVSLLAGLGLAGGALAYRWHVSAEADRLRSDGVPVTAYVSDRAGGSGRGSGIDRIEVSYLYESRQYSTWIPCAGVTGCHKTPGPRMAVWVDPTDPGKFVAENGHTSGSLSFLMSWTTIPGGLFFAAIGTVLLVLVVRFKDDKWK, from the coding sequence GTGAAGAAGCAACGGCGCGTCTCGCTCGCACCGCCTGCCAGCGGCATCCGTCCACGGACGAAGGTGCTGCTGATGGGGCTGGTCAGTCTGTTGGCGGGCCTGGGTCTGGCCGGCGGCGCCTTGGCCTACCGCTGGCACGTGTCGGCGGAGGCGGATCGGTTGCGGTCTGACGGCGTACCGGTCACCGCGTATGTCTCCGACCGGGCCGGGGGTAGCGGTCGGGGCAGCGGCATCGACCGGATCGAGGTCTCCTACCTGTACGAGTCGAGGCAGTACAGCACCTGGATCCCCTGCGCCGGGGTAACCGGCTGCCACAAGACTCCCGGACCGAGGATGGCCGTCTGGGTCGACCCGACCGACCCGGGGAAGTTCGTTGCGGAGAACGGGCACACGTCCGGCTCGCTGTCGTTCCTGATGTCGTGGACCACGATCCCGGGTGGACTGTTCTTCGCCGCGATCGGAACCGTCCTACTCGTGTTGGTCGTCCGGTTCAAGGACGACAAGTGGAAATAG
- a CDS encoding GNAT family N-acetyltransferase yields MQVLVQTARLCDFAAVNDLHMRCSREARRARYHGPRDGLRPAEWRRLTDPERGSTVLLRANNDRGRVIGFASLMHLPDSEAEIALLIEDRWQNLGIGTAVVNHLASIASSLSVQTLAAWIEPGNARALRIMHGLGAKVALTDGVAEARILLRSRVDSSV; encoded by the coding sequence GTGCAGGTACTTGTTCAAACCGCACGTCTTTGCGACTTCGCAGCCGTCAACGACCTGCACATGCGCTGCTCGCGAGAAGCCCGGCGAGCCCGCTATCACGGCCCACGCGATGGCCTCCGACCCGCCGAATGGAGGAGGCTGACCGATCCGGAACGAGGCTCGACCGTGTTGCTCAGGGCGAACAATGATCGTGGACGTGTCATAGGCTTCGCCAGTCTGATGCATCTGCCGGATTCCGAGGCCGAGATAGCACTACTAATTGAAGACCGTTGGCAGAACCTCGGTATCGGAACGGCGGTAGTCAACCACCTCGCCTCCATCGCAAGCTCTCTGAGTGTTCAGACTCTGGCAGCCTGGATCGAACCGGGCAACGCACGGGCTCTGCGCATCATGCATGGGTTAGGCGCCAAGGTCGCCCTCACCGATGGCGTTGCTGAGGCGCGAATCCTGTTGCGGAGCCGCGTAGATTCGTCTGTGTGA
- a CDS encoding VOC family protein: MAASIDLTLDSTDAQVLAAFWKTALGYVDEPPPAPFATREEWLAQFDLPEDDLPEHAAWLCDPDGVGPRLSILNVPEPKTAKNRLHIDIRVPGHGNPVERWARITAESERLVKAGGRVLEEVDEHHVVMADPEGNEFCVAATSA, encoded by the coding sequence ATGGCAGCCAGCATTGATCTGACGCTTGACTCCACGGACGCCCAGGTGCTCGCCGCGTTCTGGAAGACGGCCCTGGGCTATGTCGACGAGCCGCCGCCCGCACCCTTCGCCACGCGGGAGGAGTGGCTCGCGCAATTCGACCTACCGGAGGACGACCTCCCGGAGCACGCTGCATGGCTGTGCGATCCCGATGGCGTCGGCCCTCGCCTCTCCATCCTCAACGTCCCCGAGCCCAAGACGGCGAAGAACCGGCTGCACATCGACATCCGGGTGCCGGGCCACGGCAACCCCGTCGAGCGGTGGGCACGGATCACGGCAGAGTCGGAGCGCCTGGTGAAGGCAGGTGGGAGAGTCCTGGAGGAAGTCGACGAGCATCACGTGGTGATGGCCGACCCGGAGGGCAACGAGTTCTGCGTGGCCGCAACCTCAGCCTGA
- a CDS encoding alpha/beta hydrolase, translating into MADAVVIPGRMFGPGAPLLMYAGDVAESRGATVHRHSWSEDPSRPDRPEIESWVRGEITPLINTVGGRPLLIAKSLGTNAAAVAAERSLPAVWLTPVLTLPWVVDGLARATAPFLLVGGTADKLWDGDAARRLSPHVLEVPGADHGMYIPGPLTESIAVLSRVVVAVEDFLDEIGWPS; encoded by the coding sequence GTGGCTGACGCAGTCGTGATTCCCGGCCGTATGTTCGGACCAGGTGCGCCCCTGCTGATGTACGCGGGGGATGTCGCCGAGTCGCGCGGCGCGACGGTGCACAGGCACTCGTGGTCGGAGGACCCGTCGAGGCCGGACCGGCCGGAGATCGAAAGCTGGGTACGCGGTGAGATCACCCCGCTGATCAACACTGTCGGGGGTCGCCCACTGCTGATCGCCAAGTCGCTCGGCACCAACGCGGCGGCGGTCGCCGCCGAGCGATCCCTGCCCGCGGTGTGGCTCACGCCGGTGCTCACCCTGCCGTGGGTGGTTGACGGGTTGGCCCGTGCGACCGCACCGTTCCTCCTTGTCGGTGGCACGGCCGACAAGCTGTGGGACGGTGACGCCGCCCGCCGGCTGTCACCCCACGTGCTGGAGGTGCCCGGAGCGGACCATGGGATGTACATACCGGGCCCGCTGACGGAGTCGATCGCTGTGCTCAGCCGAGTCGTGGTCGCCGTGGAGGATTTCCTCGACGAGATCGGCTGGCCGAGCTGA